Genomic window (Capricornis sumatraensis isolate serow.1 chromosome 1, serow.2, whole genome shotgun sequence):
TTCTCAGTACTTTAAGTCTGATGAAGGAAGTATCTAGCaatttccttattaaaaaaaggaagtgcCTTCATATTTCCTctaaatttaaatgtttcattctgtgtcaaggaaaaataaaagatgaacacaactgaagggaGCTCTTTCACAAATAAATAACTGTTTCACAAAAGTATTGATGTAAACAAGATCATTTTGATGGGCAGAGACACGGATGTTCTCAACCAATAGCAAATTTAAACAGTTACAAGTATAGATACACAGGGCATATATATGACCAAAGGACAAATGGTATTAAAGGAtcaactaataaaaattaattacaaaCCTGCTTTGCCAAAATGCGCTTTTGTTctctacagtttttaaaattggtCAGAAAATTTAAATTGTAATGATCTAAAAACTCTGAATCTACTCTGAAAGTAACTACAAACCAGAATGTTTGACACCATAGTTTTGACATGAGTTAAAAATGCTAAATTATCTGAACAATCAATGTAAACAAGCTttgattttcaaaatagaaaaaattaacaaaaagttTCTGTAAACAATGAAAAGCTACCTgcaacaaattatatatatatatatatatgtgtatatatatatatatatttatatatcatcaTCATCCAGTTATGTATACTGAgaattcttttttagtttttttgtgtgtttcagaTGTCATCATTTCAAGTGATACATCTTAGTTTTCCCTAACACTCACCTTTGCAGACAAAGGGTTTATAATCAGTTTAACTGCTTTTGCTGAAGTCATTATTTTGCCTTTCATATAATCCCCCTAACAACAGACCTCACCTAGTTCTTTCTATAGTGAGGAGAGGTTGTTTGTATCATAGCCACATTTTCATCCTGCCATGTAAAATAAATCTAACTTCCGATATTGGATCTCAGCCACATCTCTTTTATTACAAGGAACATACAGCTTTACAAATGTTTTAAACTTCATTCAGGTGACTTTTCTATCACTTTCATTCTGAAATATTTAGAAGTTGAATATCACCTCTGATAGTCATTTTgatgaaagaatacatttttttagCTACTACAGTTTTGATGTTTAATACTCTCAGTTTTAACAGCTAAACTCAAAACCAACTGGTTTATGAGACCCTGTTGGAGAGGGGTGGGCTGATTTTAGTAATTAATACAATTTAGacattaaaacttttattttataaattatggaGAAAAGAGTCTCATAATGTTCTATCTTTCTTTTTGAATTCTTCTCCATTATTATATTCCTTTATGTAAACTACATTCAAATAGCTGCCTTAAAAACAGACtgatactgaatattttaaaaccagTTGAAATTTCATTAAATTATTGATAAAATCAACCTATCTGAATTAACAATGATTTATCTCTAGCAAAGGACCCTCTGAGTAAGACACTGTCCATGTTTTGTGTCAttgtctaataataataataaaaaaacataataaagtACTAGTTAGGATAGAGTTAATGACTTCTCAAATTTCACattaaactttgaaaaaatatataaatatatttaaaatgactcCAATACTGTCCAGGTAAAACAGCTACATGAATGTGACAGTAAATGATTTGGTGATTTATAAAGAAATTGTGTATCTTCTCCTAAGTCTCCTCTGAAGAAGAGGAAACTTTCTTTGACCAGGTTCATGTACTTTCTTCCATGCCAATCCTCCCTTGCCCCCACCAACTCCCTCAAGTGCTCTTTAATAAGTACCTGGTTCAGCAACATGtctatttctttgaaatgttGTGCTATACATTTACTTGGTATTTTCCAAAAGCAGTTATCCTAACACCTAGGCACCTTAATAACTTTTCTACTCCTCCAATATACACATGGTACTGATAACTTGAAATtccctttagttttgttttcatatgAACCTTGTCTAAATCTAAATTCCTTGAAATGAATTTAGGCAATGAAGTAGGTAAGTTATATTGAAGGGCTTCTAGAATCAAAGAAACATTCTGATAGACTGGGCTTTCAAAATATTCCTTTGTTTCATATTCATTTCACTTATGGTATAGACAAacatttaaaagtttctttatCCAGGTTTGGCTCAGTGACAGTGATAAAATACAACATTCAAGTACTATTAGGCAAAGGCAGCCCTACAGGGATATGTATCCACATAGGTCAGTTTGCAAAGGAGAACTATCTTAATTATTCTGCAGTACATCTGACCAAAGAAAccttttgaaattgtttttacttttggGTCTGTGGCATCCATCCAGAGGTCCTGAAGGTCTTCTACATGCCCATGAGATGTCATCATTTTTTCATAGATGCAAGGATGGTAAGGGGTTTTACCTTCCCCAGAAAAAAACACATGGTATTGTGGTACTATCCCTATTTTGTTGGCACAGAGGCCCATGAACACATCGTCTATGTAAAGGCTAGAGTTAAGTGTCTGTGATGCCTCATAGACTTTGGCAGCCACATCACCAGAGATCACGTAGGCAGCTCCAGCGGTATAGTCAGGGTAAGCCGGCCACTGGTACATTTCATAAGAAACATAGTATTTGCTGCGTTTGTCTCTAACGGGAGGAGCACCACGGTGAACACGACCAATCCAAAAGTCTTGAACACCAATTTGTTCTAAACTTTGAAGGTATTCAATAAGATTTGGCATGTGAATAAATATGTCGTCATCAGCAGTCATGAGGAATTTGGCATGTGGACAAAAGCGATTTGCCCAACTGAACTGGAGAAGAAATTTAAGAGTAAGATTATAGAAAGAATCAGCAAAGTCTTGCTGAATTATATCACTGTACAtctgatcttcccaaaccagcctTCTCTGAAGTCTTTCTCTTGTCAGTGGGTCAGAAGGTGTTCCTAAGACAAACAGAGTTTTGATGTTGGCGTTAAGTTGAGAGCAAACATACTTTTCATTGCCCCATGTTTTCCTAATGGCAGAACGGCGATTGTAATTTTCAGGCGCAGTCTTTACAAACAGTAAGAGCAGGACATCTTGCGCTTGACACTTATCCTCATGGTTAATCAAGTACTGGTAACGAGGAACCCCCTCCTCGCTGCGCTTAAGAGACAGGCTGTCATTCACAAAATTGTAGCTATTTATGAGGTATCTGTAAGAATAGGACTTCATATGGCTCACGATGTGATTATCGATCGATATCCAGAAGAACATCAGGCTTAGTACAAAACAAGTGGCAAATAACTGAATAAACTGCCATTTTTTTACTCTCCTGCCACTAACAAACATTCTGACGTCCATCCAGGTCTGTTTTTATTTAGGGTCAGTTATAAACAAGTGCTTGCTTCTTCAAAACCATAGGACTGTGTATTCTGTAGAACAGATGTCCATGTTggtcattaaaaatgtaaaaggagctccttatttcataaaatattttcttttaataccaTTTTTTTCGGAGACCGCAAAAGAACGGAACACACTGCAGAATGACGCTGGCACATCAGAATGCTCCCACTCTGACATCCTTCATTAAGTTCAAGGATTGGCCTTACGCAGCTATTCTGTGTAGTCCTTTTTGTGCAAGTTAAGTGCAACCTATtagagtcaggaagagaaaaaaattacaagtgaATGGATTACTGAGTTACCAGAAAGAATCCTTAAAAACAATATGTAACCTGACTGATCTGGATAAAATGTGATGGGGCAGCTGGTGTTGAGTAGACGCATAcagctgtttattttttcagGGGAAtccaaggaaagggaaagaaccaCCCTCTACCTTCTTCTCATTCAGAATACAAAGACCCTTTTCTCTTCTCAAGCCTAGGAAGAAAATCTCCAAAATGTCTGTCACCTAAAGTTCAAGTTTCTTAAATGGGTATGTCCATGAATATATTGACTTGAAATATAGTCACAATGAAAGCAGCTATATAGTTCAAGGAACAATACTCAATGAAACGAAAGttcataatagtaaaaatacattAAAGCTTGCCCCAGACAAGGCAGAAATAggagtaatatttttttttcaaaccaagATTCATAATCAAGAAGTTGAGATATGCTTCTCAAAAGCATAGTCCCAACTCTCTAACCAAAGTGGCATTTCTGTACAGTCAtcttgtttctgttcttttccttctggAAACTCCACAGGCACCTTGAATTTAACATGTTCAAAAATAACTGCATAcactgagagcaccaggcagTACTGGCCTAACCTGGGTGGTGGGGCCTTTCACACCCAGCTATATTTCCCTTTGCCCAAGGTAACTCTACACGAGGGTGATAACTGCACAAGCTAGGCTTGCAAAAAGCCCAAGGAGGACAGGAGATCAGAACCAAGCCTTAGTGATAATTCAGAGATCAGCACAGGTAAACTTTTATCCCTAAGGGTATAGATTTTTTAATTGCTAGCACCACTTAGGAATccacaaaagctttaaaaaagaaaaagaaagaaaaaggaagagcatAATAGAGAATGGCAGAGTGCATTGAAAGTAGTTAGGTAtcattttgtgaaattttaaGTTTTGTGTGTAAATACCTTCAGGGTTGTAAAGTAAAATGCATTcctgttgtaaagtaaaatgcaaAAAAGTGAGGAATACTGCTATAAGGGCTAGATCAATATTGGTAATTTGCCCCTTGGTTTGGGTGGTCATGGCGGACTGAATGAATGCTCTAGGGTAGGACGAAAGAAGACTTTTGggcgtcccttggactgaaagaagatcaaaacagtcaatcctaaaggaaatcaaccctgaatattcattggaaggactgatgctgaagctccaatactgatactgaaggactgaagctgaagcttcaaaaatccccctgatgcgaaaagccgactcactggaagagactgatgctgggaaacattgaaggtaggagcagaaggggacgacagaggacaagatggttgaatggcatcaccaattcaatggacatgagtctgagaaaactctgggagatagtgaaggacaagggaagcctagtgggctgcagtgcatggggttgcaatcagacatgactcagtgactgaactataACAAGGGTGAGAGATAGTAAGAAACATCCGTTTCTGATGGTGGCATCTGCTTACACTTTGCAAAACTGCTTTCATTGGGGaggtggagtgggggaggggcactTCCTCTCAGTCTTAACTGTGCTCTCTTAGATAAGCCCCACCTCTGAAGGCCCAGCCTTCTGCCCCTCCCACAATACACACAGAAGGAACTGGAGGCTTCATGCAAAGTAACAGAGAAAGGCAGATTTTAACACAGCTTAAGTGTTTAAGAATTCTAAGAAAAATCTTAATTGAAACTAATTTGCTGTTTCTATTCCAAGAGATATCcggaaggaaacaaaaagaagagtAACCTTTGGAACCACAGGCAAAACTAGCTTCCCATTTCTGAGCAGCTTCACTTACTCTGTTCCAAGGGCAGCTTTGCTTTGCACCTATTCACAGTTGTCTACAAGCCGGAGCTTCTTGCTAGACAATCAGCCTACCTGCCCAACTCTGCCAGCACCCACTTGCACCCTGGACTCATAGAGGCCCTTGTCTCTCTCCCATGAATGGGTCTATTGCTCTTCTGGATGAGAACAACTATAGCACAACACTCTATCACTATCTATCACCAAACAGCCAGCCCATAACATTTGTTTTGTCCCCTTCCACCCCACTACACATATATTTCCCTCATTTTCCCATACTCCTTCAACTGTTCCCAACTGGCCTCTAAGAGTCACAACTGTTTTCTGAAAAATGACAAAGAACTAGTCATGAAGCCAACAACCCACACTACTTCTTTAGGCTCAGCACAGTGTGTGAAGTTCTAAGACACAGTTTCTCCACCCACAGCTGCTTGAACTTTGGAGCCACTGTTTACATCAGTCACAACCAAATCTCCCTGATGTGATGATAAGAGTGTTGATGTGATGAGGGGAACATCTGGGAATTCATAGAACTCGGCTTCTCTAATAACAAAAGAACACCCCCACTCCTCCAAAGTGAACTTAGTTATTAGGACGGCTTTTTCTAACCAAAAGCAAAAGCACCTCCATGATCTAAATTCATCTGTTAAAACTAAACAATATTGTCCCAACCCTGGTGTTGCTGATGGAGACAATTCACAGGCAATCAAGGCTCACCCTTCTGGGTTCACACTGTCATAAAGCTTCTCTAAGGCACATCTTCTAGCTTCTGTATTCACAGCGCTAGGCTGGGGGCTACAGTGAAGCCCACAGGCCTGCCTGACCTAGAGAAAGAAAATGCTGGACCTAACAGGAAACAAAGCGATCCCAGTAATGAATGTGAGCTCAGCAACCATCCACAACAGAATGCTGTGGGTGCAGCTTCCTTTGTGCCCGCAGTGCAACTGGGTGACCAATCAACTGTCGAAACCAGGGCCACCCAGTTTGGGGCCAGGTTTATTATATAACCTCAGGCACCCCTCACTGCACTCTGCTTTAGTGACTCAATCTGTAAACTGGGAGCAAAGATCAAAGTATTGTTACTGAGGGAATACAAAAATTACAGATGACTTCAGAGCCTGCTGAAAATACAAAACAGGGAAGGCTCTATGAGAGAACAGGACAAAGAGCTGCTTAGgggaaaatatgcaaatatttggaATATAACTGGGGTTTGCCTCTGTCTGGATTAAGAGGAAGGTAAAGAtatcctcagttttctctttcctAAAGGAAGTAGTCAGAAGAATAAGAAGTTTGAGTGGATAAGAAGTTGAGTAGGAATATCAGAAAAGAATGTGGCAGACCTCACCCCAAATACTTTTCAGTCTGGGAGCTGTGCCCCTCAACCACTCAAGAATATTTCTTCACAAGAGAGCTCTTCAAATTTCTCTgattataaacagaaaacaaaacaattaatGCATCTAGAGGCTACAGGTTTCCCAAAATGAACCCTGACTTTTTTCTACTTCATTCCTGCTGTCAACTCATTCCTCtgttgagtttacttttgtaatCCTAAAGTATTATGCAGAACCTGTTACAAATTTTGAAGTTTTAGTTAAGATGATGAGGTTGGCATTTTAATTTCAAGTTAAACAACCTCAATGTTGTTTCAGTTAATTTCAGTGTCCAATGTTTCAGTTAATcctacaagtgtgtgtgtgtttgctataGAAATACACCGGGCCTGGTGGCAGTCATGAGGTAATATTTTCTGGTCTCTGCTCTGAAAGCACCAACAATCTAGTTGAGACAAGACTCACAGCATGCATGTGGAAACACAGTTCCCCTGGACAACAGCAGGCATGTCACAGTAGGGTTCACTCTGTATGTCAGCACCAATCTGGGTCATACCTGCTCTAGGCACAATAGGAGTGTCCCCGGGAGGAGAAATCAGTGACAGCTAGATCACAAGGGCCTAGGATGATCAGGATTTAGGTGGTTGCAGAAGGACAAGGAAGCAGTTTCGGgcaacaaaggaaagaaacacaATATGGCAAATATTTGAGA
Coding sequences:
- the B3GNT5 gene encoding lactosylceramide 1,3-N-acetyl-beta-D-glucosaminyltransferase — its product is MDVRMFVSGRRVKKWQFIQLFATCFVLSLMFFWISIDNHIVSHMKSYSYRYLINSYNFVNDSLSLKRSEEGVPRYQYLINHEDKCQAQDVLLLLFVKTAPENYNRRSAIRKTWGNEKYVCSQLNANIKTLFVLGTPSDPLTRERLQRRLVWEDQMYSDIIQQDFADSFYNLTLKFLLQFSWANRFCPHAKFLMTADDDIFIHMPNLIEYLQSLEQIGVQDFWIGRVHRGAPPVRDKRSKYYVSYEMYQWPAYPDYTAGAAYVISGDVAAKVYEASQTLNSSLYIDDVFMGLCANKIGIVPQYHVFFSGEGKTPYHPCIYEKMMTSHGHVEDLQDLWMDATDPKVKTISKGFFGQMYCRIIKIVLLCKLTYVDTYPCRAAFA